The nucleotide sequence GGAGTGCGCCGTGGTCCTGACCGATCTGCCCGAGCTGGGCAGATCGGTCGTCGCGGTGTTCGTGGCGCCGGCGCCCCGCCAGGAGATCTCCGGGCGCCGGGCCGTGCTCGCCGCCTGCCAGCGCAATCTGCCGGAGCTGTACGCGCACGCCGTGGCCGTGGACGAGGTGCCGCGCACCGCCGAGGGCGCCGTCCACGGCCACGCTCTCCTGGACCGGGTGCTGCCCCAGATCGCCCGGGATCTGATGTCGCCGGCCGCGATGTCCGACTGACGTGCCCGGATCTGCCCGGCCGACGACCCCCAAAAAAAACGGGTTGGTTGGTATATTATTGGGGTGGCGGCACGCCGTGCGGGTGTGAAGAAAAAGGGGGCTGGTTCATGCAGTTGCAGCAGCTGCGCGCGTTCTGTGAGGTGGCGACCGAGTTGAGCATCACGCGGGCCGCCAGGAACCTCCACTACGCGCAGTCGACCGTGACCACACAGATCAAGAACCTCGAAGAAGCCGTGGGAGCCGAACTGTTCGACCGCAGCAGGCGCCGGCTCTCCCTCACGGACGCGGGGTTACGGCTGCTGCCGCACGCCGAGCGCATCATCGACATAGCCGCGGCGGCCCGGCGCGAGATCGCCATGGTCACCCGGCACGGCCACGGCCCGCGGCGTCCCGCGGGGCCGCGCGCGCTGCTGTGATCTGCGGCGGTGCGGGCACCGCCCGCACCGCCGCACGCCACGCCCCGGCGTGATTTCGCAAGTCCCGGTGCGCGGCACGGCAAGTGGACGGCCCGATCCGTTCCTACAGTCGCTGTGCGTCGAGCCGGCGCCGGGCACGTCCCGGCATCGGTGTTCTCGTCCCCCGCCCCCGCAAGTGCGTCGTCCGCCAACCGATAGGTGACAGACACATGCCCTCTGGAATCTCGATCGGCGTCGTCGGCGGCGGCGCGGCGGCCGTCTGCCTGATCGACGCCCTGGCCCGGAGCGAGGGCGAGCCCGGCAGCCTCACCGTGTTCGAACCCTCGCCCCATCTGTGGCGCGGCCGCGCCTACCAGATCGACACCGAGATCCTGCGCGTGAACGCCACGGCCGACGACATGTCCGTACGGGCCGGCGACCCCGGGCACTTCGAGCGCTGGCTGCGGGCCCACGACCGCGTCACCGGCGTGGCCCGGGACACCGACCGGCTGTCGGGAGCCCGCTTCGCGCCGCGCGCGGTCTACGGCGACTACCTGGAGGACTCCGCGTACGCGGCCCTGGGCCGGCTGCGGCGCGACGGCTGGCGCGTCGACATCGTCGGAGAGGCGGTGAAGGCCGCCGGCCGGATGCCGGGCCAGGTGCTCCTGGGCACCGGCCCGGGGCGGACGCGGGCCTTCGACTACGCGGTGCTGTGCGTCGGCGGCGACAGCCCCAAGGACGTCTACGAACTGGGCGGCACACCCGGCTTCATCGCGGACCCCTACCCGCTCTCCGCCACGCTGGCAGAGGTCGGTGAGGACGACCACGTGGCCGTCATCGGCAGCGGACTGACCGCCATCGACATCGTCCTGTCGCTCGCCTCCCGGGGCCACCGGGGCCCCATCAGCCTGATGTCGCGGCGCGGCGTGCTGCCGGGCGTACGGCAGCGGCCCACCCCCCTCGAACTGCGCCACATGACGCCGGTGCGGGTCAGGACCGCCGCCCAGGGGCGGCCCCGGCTGACCATCGAGGACGTGGCCGCGGTCCTGCGGGCGGAGTTCAGGGACGCCGGCGCGGATCTCGACGGCGTCATCGAGGAGATCATCCGCGTCGACCTGGAGGACCCGGTCGACCGGCTGCGCCGCCAGCTCGGCGAGGTCGACTCGCCGCAGGTGGGCATGCGCATCCTGCAGCGCGCCGTGCCGGAGACCGGACCCGACGTATGGCCCCTGCTGCGCGAGGAGGACAAGGTCCAGGTCCTGCGCGCCCACTACCGCACCCTCATGAGCCTGTGCTGCCCCATGCCGCCCTCCAGCGCCACCGTTGTGCTCGACCTGGTGCAGGCGGGCCGGCTGGAGATGTTCTCGGGCCTGCTCGACATCACGGCCGCCCACGGGAGCGGCTTCGACATCCTGGCCGCCGACGGCACCGCGTTCCGCGCCGACAAGGTCATCAGCGCCGTCAACGCCTCCGAGGGGCGCATCCCCTCCGGCGCCCTGCCCCTGGTGACCTCCCTGGTCAAGGCCCGCGCGGTCAGCCGCCACCCGCACGGCGGACTGCAGCTGGCCCGCGCCACCAGCCGGCTCACCAGCAACGGGCGGCCCGACCCGCGTCTGTACGGGCTCGGCAACATCGCCGCCGGAGCCCTGTTCTTCACCTTCGGCATCCCCTCCCTGGTCGACCGCAGCCAGGACATCGTCGCCGCGATCCTCGAGCACCGCGCCACCGTCGACGCCGCCCGCAGCGAGGCCGAACCGGCCGCCGCCTGACGACGCGCCGGCACACCGCCCGCACCCAGCCACCCCACCAGGAAGGACCGCCCGCCCAATGAGCCCGACCGCGACCGAGCCCCGCCCCGCCTACCTGGCCGCCACCGCCACCCGGCTGCCGCTTCCCGGCGAACCGCGCTTCGCCACGTACGAAGAGGCACGCCGCCATCGCAAGCAGCGGCTGGCCGCCGCCATCAGGCTGTTCGGGAAGTACGGCTTCGCGGAAGGGATATCCGGCCACATCTCCGTACGCGACCCCGAGCACCAGGACCGCTTCTGGGTCAATCCCTTCGGCGTCTCCTTCAGACAGGTCCGCGTCGCCGACCTGATCTGCGTCGATGCGGCCGGTGCCGTGGTGGCCGGCCACCACCGGGTCAACCCCAGCGCGTTCGTGATCCACTCACAGATCCACGAGCTGCACCCCGGCGCCACCGCCGCCGCGCACGGCCACACCCCGCACTCCCGGGCGCTGGGCGCCCTGGGCAGGCTGCTCGAACCGATCGACCAGGAATCGGCGGCGTTCTACGGCCGCCAGGTGCTCCACGACGCCTACGACGGGCCTTCCGTGACACCGGCCCAGGGCCGTGCCATCGCCGAGACGATCGGCGACAACCGGGCCGTCCTGCTGCGCCACCACGGACTGATCACGGTGGGCGGCTCCCTGGACGAGGCCGTGCACTGGTTCCTGACCTACGACAGCTGCGCCCGGGTGCAGCTCCTCGCCCTCGCCGCGGGCACCCCGCACACCCTCACCCACGAACAGGCGCTGGCCGCCCGCGAAGGCTTCGGGGACGAGGAACTGGGCCGCTTCAGCTTCCAGCTGCTGTGGGACGAGATCGTCGCGGAGCAGCCCGACCTGCTCCAGGAAGAGCCGGGCGGCGCCGGCGCGCCCGCCCCGGCCTGACGGCCGCCCGCGCCGAGCTGTTCCCAGCCGGGCCGGCCCGGCAGCCGGGCACCACCTGCCGCCTTCGGCATCGGCGCCCGGGGCCTGTCCGCCGGCCACCCGCCGGGCAGGCCGGGCGGGTGTGCCGAACCGACGGCCGCCGTGCCCGCCGCCGCGCCGGGCATGGCATGGCGGGCCGGCTGGAGGACGGCGCCTGCACCGTCGTACGACGCCCGCACGGGCCCGCCGACCACCCCCGGCCCCCGACCACCCCCTCGGCCCTCCCCTTCCCAGCCGCACGACACGCGCAGCCCGTACGTCCGCGCGGCGCGCGTGCGTCCGCGTCGCGGCCCGCGTCCCGGCCGCTTGCCTCCGCCCGCCCACCAGAACGAAGGAAGTGCCTTGCCAACTCTGCGATGGCTCACCGCCGGCGAGTCGCACGGGCCGGCCCTGACCGCCGTGCTCGAGGGTCTGCCCGCGGGTGTGCGGACCTCCACCGAGGAGGTCGCCGACGCACTCGCCCGCCGACGCCTGGGACACGGGCGCGGCGCCCGCATGAAGTTCGAACGCGACGAGGTCGACTTCGTCGGCGGGGTTCGCCACGGCCGCACCCTCGGCAGCCCGGTCGCGGTCCGCGTGGGCAACACCGAATGGCCCAAGTGGCAGACGGTGATGGCCGCCGACCCCGTGAGCGCCGACGCCCTCTCCCGCCAGGCCCGCGGCGCCCCCCTCACCCGTCCCCGCCCCGGCCACGCCGATCTGGCCGGTATGCAGAAGTACGGGTTCGACGACGCCCGGCCGGTGCTGGAGCGGGCCAGCGCCCGCGAGACGGCCGCCCGCGTGGCGCTGGGCTCCCTCGCCCAGGCCTTCCTGCAGCAGGCGTACGGGATCGAACTCGTCAGCCACGTCGTGGCGCTCGGCGGCCGGCACTCGCTCTGCCCGGCGCTGCCCGGCCCGCAGGACACCGACCGGCTCGA is from Streptomyces sp. NBC_01314 and encodes:
- a CDS encoding LysR family transcriptional regulator; amino-acid sequence: MQLQQLRAFCEVATELSITRAARNLHYAQSTVTTQIKNLEEAVGAELFDRSRRRLSLTDAGLRLLPHAERIIDIAAAARREIAMVTRHGHGPRRPAGPRALL
- a CDS encoding FAD/NAD(P)-binding protein, giving the protein MPSGISIGVVGGGAAAVCLIDALARSEGEPGSLTVFEPSPHLWRGRAYQIDTEILRVNATADDMSVRAGDPGHFERWLRAHDRVTGVARDTDRLSGARFAPRAVYGDYLEDSAYAALGRLRRDGWRVDIVGEAVKAAGRMPGQVLLGTGPGRTRAFDYAVLCVGGDSPKDVYELGGTPGFIADPYPLSATLAEVGEDDHVAVIGSGLTAIDIVLSLASRGHRGPISLMSRRGVLPGVRQRPTPLELRHMTPVRVRTAAQGRPRLTIEDVAAVLRAEFRDAGADLDGVIEEIIRVDLEDPVDRLRRQLGEVDSPQVGMRILQRAVPETGPDVWPLLREEDKVQVLRAHYRTLMSLCCPMPPSSATVVLDLVQAGRLEMFSGLLDITAAHGSGFDILAADGTAFRADKVISAVNASEGRIPSGALPLVTSLVKARAVSRHPHGGLQLARATSRLTSNGRPDPRLYGLGNIAAGALFFTFGIPSLVDRSQDIVAAILEHRATVDAARSEAEPAAA
- a CDS encoding class II aldolase/adducin family protein, with protein sequence MSPTATEPRPAYLAATATRLPLPGEPRFATYEEARRHRKQRLAAAIRLFGKYGFAEGISGHISVRDPEHQDRFWVNPFGVSFRQVRVADLICVDAAGAVVAGHHRVNPSAFVIHSQIHELHPGATAAAHGHTPHSRALGALGRLLEPIDQESAAFYGRQVLHDAYDGPSVTPAQGRAIAETIGDNRAVLLRHHGLITVGGSLDEAVHWFLTYDSCARVQLLALAAGTPHTLTHEQALAAREGFGDEELGRFSFQLLWDEIVAEQPDLLQEEPGGAGAPAPA